The proteins below are encoded in one region of Rhizophagus irregularis chromosome 13, complete sequence:
- a CDS encoding cAMP-dependent protein kinase catalytic subunit: MLNIKNKPSTTSNKSKNDVIITKNISVNKNNSNFNNNYLLQQSSPSNSITSSSTIATPSSYSSYSQQQQFFAKLQATQSPTSPTDSKAMHPNSTKSRGHTYQPTPSIGPSPHAKFLLSDFNICRTLGTGSFGRVHLVQSKYNNRFYAMKVLKKSEVVRLKQVEHTNNEKHILEQVQHPFLVNLWGTFQDSANLYMVMDYVVGGELFSILRKNQRFPDHVAKFYAAEVVLAFEYLHERDIIYRDLKPENLLLDNNGHIKITDFGFAKHVPDITWTLCGTPDYLAPEIIQSKGYGKAVDWYSLGVLIFEMLAGYPPFYDDDHMRLYEKILAGRIKYPSYFDPTAKDLLKRLLTSDLSKRYGNLKDGSKDIKSHQWFKGIEWDKLIKLEVQAPYIPKVSGEGDASNFDIYPEEREPYGKPCNDVFRDKFSSF, translated from the exons atgctcaatattaaaaataaaccttCAACGACttcaaataaaagtaaaaatgatgttataataacaaaaaatatttcagtaaataaaaataactccaatttcaataataattatttattacaacaGTCTAGTCCTTCTAATTCTATTACTTCTAGTTCTACTATTGCTACACCATCTTCTTATAGTTCTTATTCTCAACAACAACAATTCTTTGCTAAGCTACAAGCAACTCAATCTCCAACTTCACCAACTGATTCTAAAGCCATGCATCCTAATTCAACTAAAAGTCGTGGCCACACCTATCAACCAACTCCTAGTATAGGTCCAAGTCCACAtgctaaatttttactttCCGATTTTAACATCTGTCGTACCTTAGGTACAGGTTCTTTTGGTCGAGTTCATCTTGTTcaatctaaatataataatagattttatgCCATGAAAGTGTTAAAAAAATCCGAAGTTGTACGTTTAAAACAAGTTGAACATACGAACAATGAAAAACATATTCTTGAACAAGTTCAACATCCTTTCTTAGTTAATTTATGGGGAACTTTTCAAGATAGTGCTAATCTATATATGGTGATGGACTACGTGGTTGGTGGTGAACTATTCAgcatattaagaaaaaaccAG CGCTTCCCAGATCATGTAGCAAAGTTTTATGCTGCAGAAGTTGTACTTGCATTCGAATATTTACATGAAAgagatattatttatagagATTTGAAACCAGAGAATTTATTATTGGACAATAATGGACATATTAAAATCACAGATTTTGGATTTGCAAAACATGTACCAGATATAACCTGGACGCTATGTGGTACTCCAGACTATTTAGCACCTGAAATTATACAATCAAAAGGATATGGAAAAGCTGTAGATTGGTATTCATTAGGTGTACTGATATTTGAAATGTTAGCAGGTTATCCTCCATTTTATGATGATGATCATATgagattatatgaaaaaatattagctGGAAGAATTAAATATCCATCATATTTTGATCCTACGGCAAAAGATCTCTTAAAGAGACTTTTGACTAGTGATTTAAGTAAAAGATATGGTAATTTAAAGGACGGTAGTAAGGATATTAAATCACATCAATGGTTTAAGGGAATTGAATGGGATAAGTTAATTAAACTTGAAGTACAAGCTCCTTATATTCCTAAAGTTAGTGGTGAAGGCGATGCAAGTAATTTTGACATTTATCCCGAGGAAAGAGAACCTTACGGTAAACCTTGTAACGATGTATTTAGGGATAAATTTTCATCGTTTTAA